The following are encoded together in the Plasmodium vinckei vinckei genome assembly, chromosome: PVVCY_12 genome:
- a CDS encoding 50S ribosomal protein L12, apicoplast, putative, producing MKNTERVDKNLGNNNIRPSNNNENEKKRNYNICFRQVNYITSYTLCRLIYIIHIIYIFLYFVNYSACFKLSKEHNKFNYNNFLYYDNRLNDNYNGRKNALNYKSKPYNFKKDTQINNKKFKLKSEKVDKIIESLKELTLLEASELVKKIEVTFSVDLKQNVGDNRDGQGNKQNESDKDANAENEEEDENKVYDLILENVEPNKKIPIIKIIKEIKKELNLKQAKDLVDNLPHTLFEKINKETAENWKKKLTEAGGIVKLK from the coding sequence ATGAAAAATACAGAAAGGGTCGATAAAAATTTAGGGAATAATAACATCAGGccatcaaataataatgaaaatgaaaaaaaaagaaactataatatatgttttagaCAAGTAAACTACATAACTAGTTACACATTATGTAggcttatatatattatacatattatatatatattcctaTACTTTGTTAATTATTCAGCATGTTTCAAGCTTTCAAAAgaacataataaatttaattataataattttttatattatgacAACCgattaaatgataattataatggtagaaaaaatgcattaaattataaaagcaaaccttataattttaaaaaggacacacaaataaacaataaaaaatttaaattaaaaagtgaaaaggttgataaaataatagaaagTTTAAAAGAACTAACTTTATTAGAAGCTAGTGAACTTGTAAAAAAGATTGAAGTAACTTTTTCTGTAGacttaaaacaaaatgttGGAGATAACAGAGATGGTCAGggaaataaacaaaatgaatctGATAAAGACGCAAATGcagaaaatgaagaagaagatgaaaataaagtatatgatttaattttagaaaatgttgaaccaaataaaaaaattccaataattaaaataattaaagaaatcaaaaaagaattaaacTTAAAACAAGCAAAAGATTTAGTTGATAATCTACCACACACactttttgaaaaaatcaATAAAGAAACAGCAGaaaattggaaaaaaaaattgacaGAAGCTGGAGGTATCGTTAAATTGAAATGA